In Silvanigrella paludirubra, one DNA window encodes the following:
- a CDS encoding amino acid adenylation domain-containing protein yields MNKEIIVPKILLPYYYSWKINNKNTNYNVCFSYKLIKNINLIKMKESICKLVDIRPNLRANFKFKNNEIKYVINNNLDPIFYEKEIYSEEEYNITVEKLTKIPHDLHNESLLKVNFLKRNYNEDIIMLFNIHHSIIDGTSLDKFISDLPKIYHDEEVIEETTESHLSSMFIQKKNTEILENSNDIKIKNYIKLLNEISSVSEKYDIKEDEKIISSSEILDKNIYSKLSKYSAENEISIFNILLNAWCIFEAKLFNKDNLIVSYPVNIRNDKDETGCIINNINYPFIYNKDFTFDEAVHNFKLQMPLLKKLHYLNAIDIFDKSDSYCSHFAYSGFAKLKDLIFKNEIMNPTAYPQMAKSAFGMKYIKFEDNLYFLSEVYENILPQNISSSLAHRFNQFLDKILTNSNEKLYKLDTLNTDEFNDIVYEQNKTEKTVKNTSLPKYFNEIVQNFPDKIAAIDEFKSITYIELDKKSNQLARLLENHTVKKDDIIAILIDNRIEMLIAILGVLKIGAIYLPISPDTPKERIDYILKDSNAKKLLSTKKLENENFKNIDFIDLEEIDYHNLNSNDLHIEFSNMSAAYIIYTSGSTGNPKGVLVNQNSVINLIECCIHKFNLTNEDSLSKYSSFSFDASVIEIFCSLMSGACLYFIPNHIKFDIYKLNEFFNENNITFSFLTTKFAEIFMNLENRSLKNLLVGGEKLKYLKKTSYNITNAYGPTETTVLATMQDLDVHSDNIPIGKPIQNAKIYILDNEFHPRNYSMEGEIYIGGEILAQSYINNDVLTESKFILNPFQTEKEKELGLNSKLYRTGDIGKKLESGEILISGRTDFQIKIYGYRIELNEIEQQILNYPNITNVTIKAFNDKQDHKYLCAYFEAIENIEVDNIKKQIENHLPAYMIPKFFVQLEKLPLNYNGKVDLKSLKEPNINLAKTKQYIAPSTPIEEMISQKFCEILCCENISIHDDFFLLGGNSIKSILLLSKLQEDFVLDLSQIYSNKTIYNLARNIKLK; encoded by the coding sequence ATGAACAAAGAGATTATTGTTCCAAAAATTTTATTGCCATATTATTACTCTTGGAAAATAAATAATAAAAACACAAATTACAATGTGTGTTTTTCATATAAATTAATAAAAAATATAAATCTAATAAAAATGAAAGAATCAATTTGCAAATTGGTTGATATTAGGCCAAACCTGAGGGCAAATTTTAAATTTAAAAATAATGAAATTAAATATGTTATAAACAATAACCTAGATCCAATTTTTTATGAGAAAGAAATTTATTCAGAAGAAGAATACAATATAACAGTTGAAAAATTGACAAAAATTCCTCATGATTTACATAATGAATCTTTACTAAAAGTAAATTTTCTAAAGAGAAATTATAATGAAGATATCATAATGTTATTTAATATTCACCACTCAATTATAGATGGAACATCTTTAGACAAATTTATATCTGATCTACCAAAAATTTATCATGATGAAGAAGTAATTGAAGAGACAACTGAAAGTCATTTAAGTAGTATGTTTATTCAAAAAAAGAATACGGAAATTTTAGAAAATTCAAATGACATTAAAATAAAAAATTATATTAAGCTTTTAAATGAAATATCAAGTGTTTCGGAAAAATATGATATAAAAGAAGATGAAAAAATTATTTCATCTTCTGAAATTTTAGATAAAAATATTTATTCAAAGCTTTCTAAATATTCAGCAGAAAATGAAATCAGTATATTTAATATATTATTAAACGCATGGTGTATTTTTGAAGCAAAATTATTTAATAAAGATAATTTAATTGTCAGCTATCCCGTTAATATCAGAAATGATAAAGATGAAACAGGTTGTATTATTAATAATATAAACTATCCTTTCATTTATAATAAAGATTTTACTTTTGATGAAGCAGTTCATAATTTCAAATTGCAAATGCCGCTTCTTAAAAAACTTCATTATTTAAATGCAATTGATATTTTTGATAAAAGCGACTCCTACTGTAGTCATTTTGCTTATTCTGGGTTTGCCAAACTAAAAGATCTTATTTTTAAAAATGAGATCATGAATCCAACTGCTTATCCTCAAATGGCTAAATCTGCCTTTGGAATGAAATATATAAAATTTGAAGATAATCTTTATTTTTTAAGCGAAGTATATGAAAATATTTTACCACAAAATATTTCATCCTCATTAGCTCATCGTTTTAATCAATTTCTTGATAAGATTTTAACTAATTCAAATGAGAAACTTTATAAATTAGACACCTTAAATACGGATGAATTTAATGACATTGTATATGAACAAAACAAAACAGAAAAAACGGTTAAAAATACATCATTACCGAAATACTTTAATGAAATTGTACAAAATTTTCCTGATAAAATTGCTGCAATTGATGAGTTTAAATCAATTACTTATATTGAATTAGACAAAAAATCAAATCAATTAGCAAGACTCCTAGAAAATCATACGGTAAAAAAAGATGATATTATTGCAATTTTAATAGATAATAGAATTGAAATGTTAATTGCAATATTAGGTGTTTTAAAAATAGGAGCCATTTACTTACCCATTTCACCAGATACCCCTAAAGAAAGAATTGACTATATTTTAAAAGATAGCAATGCAAAAAAATTACTAAGCACTAAAAAGTTGGAAAATGAAAACTTTAAAAATATTGATTTTATTGACTTGGAAGAAATAGATTATCATAATTTAAATTCAAACGATCTTCATATTGAGTTTTCAAATATGAGCGCTGCTTACATAATTTATACATCCGGATCAACAGGAAATCCAAAAGGGGTTTTAGTAAATCAAAACTCAGTTATAAACTTAATTGAATGCTGTATTCATAAATTTAATCTTACAAATGAAGATAGTCTTTCTAAGTATTCTTCATTTAGTTTTGATGCATCAGTCATTGAAATATTTTGTTCACTAATGAGTGGAGCTTGTCTTTATTTTATACCAAACCATATTAAATTTGATATATACAAATTAAATGAATTTTTTAATGAAAATAACATTACCTTTTCATTTTTAACTACAAAATTTGCTGAAATATTTATGAATTTAGAAAATAGATCATTAAAAAACTTGCTTGTTGGAGGCGAAAAGCTCAAATATTTAAAAAAGACATCCTACAATATTACAAATGCTTATGGGCCTACGGAAACAACTGTTTTAGCTACAATGCAAGATTTAGATGTTCATTCAGATAATATTCCAATTGGAAAACCCATTCAAAATGCTAAAATTTATATACTAGATAATGAATTTCATCCTAGAAACTATTCAATGGAGGGAGAAATTTATATTGGTGGTGAAATTTTAGCTCAATCTTACATAAATAACGATGTGTTGACTGAGAGTAAATTTATTTTAAATCCATTTCAAACTGAAAAAGAAAAAGAACTAGGATTGAATTCAAAATTATATCGAACGGGCGATATTGGTAAAAAATTGGAATCAGGTGAAATTTTAATTTCGGGAAGAACAGACTTTCAAATTAAAATATATGGCTATAGAATAGAGCTGAATGAAATTGAGCAACAGATTTTAAATTATCCAAATATCACAAATGTAACTATAAAAGCTTTTAATGACAAACAAGACCATAAGTATTTATGCGCTTATTTTGAAGCAATAGAAAATATTGAAGTTGATAACATAAAAAAACAAATTGAAAATCATTTACCCGCTTATATGATACCTAAATTTTTTGTACAATTAGAAAAATTACCGTTAAATTATAATGGCAAAGTTGATTTAAAATCATTAAAAGAACCCAACATCAATCTTGCAAAGACAAAACAATATATCGCACCTTCTACTCCGATTGAAGAAATGATTTCTCAAAAATTTTGCGAAATTCTTTGCTGTGAAAATATAAGTATTCATGATGATTTTTTTCTTCTTGGTGGAAACTCTATTAAATCTATTTTACTTCTTTCCAAACTCCAGGAAGACTTTGTTTTAGATTTGTCTCAAATATATTCAAACAAAACAATCTATAATTTAGCAAGAAATATTAAATTGAAATAA
- a CDS encoding RCC1 domain-containing protein gives MKYIFLICSTGILFQNYTFAAKQDQKITPYSIIWNNNQEYSNISSNDNSLCTVKNPSGDLVCFDLYKDSAKLPPNESGWLGKYISISLGTEHKCGISVKGGNLYCWGSNFYGQIGNGSDVYASTTVRVLPNEQFISYATGYRNTYAVTVKGKLYGWGDNSKGQLATSVINPAVNRSPKEITLNGKSFFAVTAGDRFFCAITNEGKNNIGNFGKVYCSGDNSSGQVGNGNISTAETKLFLAGNKNYTSVSAGRAHVCAVTTDQKVECWGNNRIGQLSNDPRYVTLSPVPREIMSNNYPDFQNLKFSSVYLYNNSTCALTTDGIPYCFGDNNYGQLGGTPSEGSISVKDDFGNSLYSHFEPKIPFQNLSYGFVSLTGNSRSTCGVTKNNNLQCWGFISKNTYSSLNVGSGNFCGISLNGGRAMCSSSSNSLADQLANPWNSPITTPWVSQQRFKNLSAISDKVCGVSMDDNLYCWSKVPTSSPQDIYPQLVNIGGEKVTKVALGSNHVCLITDKGALKCSGENTMGQLGDGSYKNTNYLSEFEKITTSNLKFIDFAVTKNSTCAIADDNSVYCFGSNQYGELGISDVGVQMNSNPQIIPNLKLDSISSGLNHYCGILKDAADADNKMVCWGDNSLGQTGSKNNITKAPYAIQNSKNFVSVALGQNTTCAVDQDNKAFCFGSNESKIINNKDTKSFLSPVQVQTDKRFSSLNLGIREACGVSSLDNTAQCWGG, from the coding sequence ATGAAATATATATTTTTGATTTGTTCAACTGGTATACTTTTTCAAAATTATACGTTTGCAGCAAAACAAGATCAAAAAATTACTCCTTATTCAATAATATGGAATAATAATCAGGAGTATTCTAATATATCTAGCAATGATAACAGTCTTTGTACTGTTAAAAATCCAAGTGGTGATTTGGTTTGCTTTGATCTCTATAAAGACAGTGCAAAATTACCTCCAAATGAATCTGGTTGGTTAGGAAAATATATTTCTATTTCATTGGGCACAGAGCATAAATGCGGAATATCTGTAAAAGGTGGAAATCTATATTGTTGGGGAAGTAATTTTTATGGACAAATTGGAAATGGATCCGATGTCTATGCTTCTACAACAGTAAGAGTGTTACCTAATGAACAATTTATTTCTTATGCGACAGGTTACCGAAATACATATGCTGTGACTGTTAAGGGTAAGTTGTATGGCTGGGGTGATAACTCAAAAGGTCAATTGGCAACATCGGTAATCAATCCTGCAGTAAATCGCTCACCAAAAGAAATTACTTTAAATGGTAAATCTTTTTTTGCTGTTACTGCAGGAGATCGTTTCTTTTGCGCAATTACAAATGAAGGCAAAAATAATATAGGGAATTTTGGAAAAGTATATTGTTCCGGAGATAATAGCTCTGGACAAGTGGGTAATGGAAATATTAGTACTGCTGAAACTAAATTATTTTTAGCTGGAAATAAAAACTATACAAGCGTTTCAGCCGGTAGAGCGCATGTTTGTGCTGTTACAACTGACCAAAAAGTGGAATGCTGGGGAAATAATCGTATTGGACAGCTTTCAAATGATCCAAGATACGTTACATTATCACCTGTTCCAAGGGAAATTATGAGTAATAATTATCCTGATTTTCAAAATTTAAAATTTAGTTCTGTCTATTTATATAATAATTCAACCTGTGCTCTTACTACAGATGGAATTCCATACTGCTTTGGTGATAATAATTATGGTCAATTAGGTGGTACTCCAAGCGAAGGAAGTATTTCTGTAAAAGATGATTTTGGAAATTCTTTATATTCTCATTTTGAACCAAAAATACCATTCCAAAATTTATCCTATGGCTTTGTTTCTTTAACAGGAAATTCAAGATCAACCTGTGGAGTAACAAAAAATAACAATTTACAATGCTGGGGTTTTATAAGTAAAAATACTTATTCTAGTCTTAATGTAGGAAGTGGAAATTTTTGTGGGATAAGTTTAAACGGTGGCAGAGCAATGTGCTCAAGTTCATCAAATAGTTTAGCTGATCAATTAGCTAATCCTTGGAATTCTCCTATAACTACTCCTTGGGTAAGTCAACAAAGATTTAAAAATCTTTCTGCAATTTCAGATAAAGTTTGTGGTGTCTCTATGGATGATAATTTATATTGCTGGTCTAAAGTACCAACATCATCACCTCAAGATATTTATCCTCAATTAGTAAACATTGGTGGAGAAAAAGTAACAAAAGTTGCTTTAGGATCTAATCATGTTTGTTTGATTACAGATAAAGGCGCTTTAAAATGCTCTGGTGAAAATACAATGGGGCAATTAGGAGATGGTAGTTATAAAAACACAAATTATTTAAGTGAATTTGAAAAAATTACAACTTCAAATTTAAAATTTATTGATTTTGCAGTTACAAAAAACTCAACTTGTGCGATTGCAGATGACAATAGTGTATATTGTTTTGGATCTAATCAATATGGAGAATTAGGAATTTCCGATGTTGGAGTTCAAATGAATTCAAATCCTCAAATTATTCCTAATCTAAAGCTAGATAGTATTTCTTCTGGATTAAATCATTATTGCGGAATTTTAAAAGATGCAGCAGATGCGGACAATAAAATGGTTTGCTGGGGTGATAATTCTTTAGGACAAACAGGTTCAAAAAATAATATTACTAAGGCACCATATGCAATCCAAAACTCTAAAAACTTTGTTTCAGTCGCATTAGGCCAAAATACAACTTGTGCTGTAGATCAAGATAACAAAGCATTTTGTTTTGGAAGCAATGAATCTAAAATAATAAATAATAAAGACACAAAATCATTTTTGAGTCCTGTGCAAGTTCAAACAGATAAAAGATTCTCTTCTTTAAACCTTGGTATTCGTGAGGCTTGTGGGGTTTCTAGCTTAGACAATACTGCACAATGCTGGGGTGGCTAA
- a CDS encoding CHASE domain-containing protein, whose translation MKNMKYTILTILSLVILIILYGSWRYTISVSDSTFQTDTIRIKQSFNQGIKAMEDVSTAFYAFSYLDKDMNQFKFGNFATELMKKNNFLKSVNFYEYVEKSKRTEFENKLQKLKLGKSILEGGDEENSKIGPSAEHEFYLPVIFVNLKAIESSYFGWDIYSDKTKKETLNYIIQTKNIQASKTFLLESGNVAIELFIPVLELNNLNKLSGIIGVTVDLTQLLGEEQWSKGVEITLTTILSGEKTEKDIFRKIDPEVQNKIILSKLYTENYVEKFGQKFGLKFNRFLTIDRINFGIILITLVGCIILFLLSIYLIITYQKLEVSNYKLEDANQFLEERVKERTKELALAHSEIKEILDNLEDGVITVSPDLIIGKTYSPAALKILGIDNLYLKDLKHILFSHLDKHNEEVSRHLFTLGVLKFADDFQWGLSSSDLLKVINININKVQKTLSLKYSPIFLKDQIQKIVLVISDITEVLALRASLAAKNEETSLKETILKENLFSKQENLVTFYKENDLRAESLLNYNEKLNENEASIMLRDLHTIKGSARSVGLKFLAKKVHVIEDALEPIRISLTNKEKISFDINNKELINLNILYKEYRENYKNLFEKNNSYNPSKVAIDIIDSLLIQKNNSIEDIISWISQFKSDSFFSLKNLFISFNDTLNELSLNLNKKIILKLPNWDIYMDNKISISLSEAFTHSLRNALDHGIETIEERKQKGKNEEGLLYMKFEEISNSYLLQIIDDGRGVNLKKVYDIAFEKKLISNSFDSYKEEDIIDLLFAPGFSTKEEISELSGRGIGLDAVRNSCHKFEINCKIVTKNGEGSTFQLFIPKKYIKFMINESNTLKVIKYI comes from the coding sequence ATGAAAAATATGAAATATACCATATTAACAATTCTATCATTAGTTATTCTTATTATATTATATGGGTCATGGAGATATACGATTAGTGTATCTGATAGTACATTTCAAACAGATACAATTCGAATAAAACAAAGCTTTAATCAAGGAATTAAAGCAATGGAAGATGTTTCAACAGCATTTTATGCATTTTCATATCTTGATAAAGATATGAATCAGTTTAAATTTGGTAATTTTGCAACTGAATTAATGAAAAAAAATAATTTTTTAAAAAGTGTCAATTTTTATGAATATGTTGAAAAAAGTAAAAGAACTGAATTTGAAAATAAATTGCAAAAATTAAAACTAGGGAAATCTATTCTTGAAGGAGGAGATGAAGAAAACTCTAAAATAGGTCCATCAGCAGAGCATGAATTTTATTTACCAGTTATTTTTGTTAACTTAAAAGCAATAGAATCTTCTTATTTTGGATGGGATATTTATTCCGATAAAACAAAAAAAGAAACTTTAAATTATATTATTCAAACAAAAAATATTCAGGCTTCTAAAACATTTTTATTAGAAAGTGGGAATGTTGCTATAGAGTTATTTATTCCAGTGTTAGAATTAAATAATTTAAATAAATTGTCTGGAATTATTGGTGTAACAGTTGATTTAACTCAATTATTAGGCGAGGAGCAATGGAGTAAGGGTGTTGAAATTACTTTGACAACAATACTAAGTGGAGAAAAAACTGAAAAGGATATATTTAGAAAAATAGATCCTGAAGTGCAAAATAAAATTATTTTATCTAAACTATATACAGAAAATTATGTTGAAAAATTTGGTCAAAAATTTGGATTAAAATTTAATCGATTTTTGACAATTGATCGTATTAATTTTGGAATCATATTAATTACTTTGGTCGGATGTATTATTTTATTCTTATTGTCAATATATTTAATTATTACATATCAAAAGTTAGAAGTAAGTAATTATAAATTAGAAGATGCAAATCAATTTCTTGAAGAAAGAGTGAAAGAAAGAACTAAAGAATTAGCATTAGCACACTCTGAAATAAAAGAAATATTAGATAATCTAGAAGATGGAGTTATAACTGTATCGCCAGATCTTATAATTGGAAAAACATATTCTCCCGCAGCTTTAAAAATATTAGGAATTGATAATTTGTATTTGAAAGATCTTAAACATATTTTGTTTTCGCATTTAGATAAACACAATGAAGAAGTTTCTAGACACTTATTTACATTAGGTGTTTTAAAGTTTGCCGATGATTTTCAGTGGGGTCTATCTTCAAGTGATTTATTAAAAGTAATAAATATAAATATAAATAAAGTCCAAAAAACTTTGTCATTAAAGTATTCTCCCATCTTCTTAAAAGATCAAATTCAAAAAATTGTTCTTGTGATATCGGATATTACAGAAGTTTTAGCTCTAAGAGCCTCTCTTGCTGCAAAGAATGAAGAAACAAGCCTAAAAGAAACTATCTTAAAAGAGAATTTATTTTCAAAACAAGAAAATTTAGTTACATTTTATAAAGAAAATGATTTAAGAGCAGAATCATTGTTAAATTACAATGAAAAATTAAATGAAAATGAAGCTTCAATCATGTTAAGAGATCTTCATACGATTAAAGGATCAGCAAGGAGTGTTGGATTAAAGTTTCTAGCTAAAAAGGTTCACGTTATTGAAGATGCCTTGGAACCAATAAGAATTTCATTAACTAATAAAGAAAAAATTTCATTTGATATTAATAATAAAGAATTAATAAATTTAAATATTCTATATAAAGAGTATAGAGAAAATTATAAAAATTTATTTGAAAAAAATAACTCATACAATCCGTCAAAAGTAGCAATTGATATTATAGATTCACTTTTGATTCAAAAAAATAATTCAATTGAAGATATTATTTCCTGGATATCTCAATTTAAAAGTGACTCTTTTTTTAGTCTAAAAAATTTATTTATTTCATTTAATGATACTTTAAATGAATTGTCTTTAAATTTAAATAAAAAGATAATTCTTAAACTTCCAAATTGGGATATTTATATGGACAATAAAATTAGTATTTCATTGTCCGAAGCATTTACTCATTCATTAAGAAACGCTCTTGATCATGGAATTGAAACAATAGAAGAAAGAAAACAGAAAGGAAAAAATGAAGAAGGATTATTATATATGAAATTTGAAGAAATATCTAATTCATATCTTTTACAAATAATTGATGATGGGAGAGGTGTTAATCTAAAAAAAGTATATGATATTGCTTTTGAAAAAAAATTAATTTCTAACTCTTTTGATTCTTATAAAGAAGAAGATATTATAGATCTACTTTTTGCACCGGGTTTTTCAACGAAAGAAGAAATTTCTGAATTGAGTGGAAGAGGAATAGGGCTTGACGCTGTGAGAAATTCTTGCCATAAATTTGAAATTAATTGTAAGATTGTTACTAAAAATGGTGAAGGTTCCACTTTTCAATTATTCATTCCTAAAAAATATATTAAATTTATGATAAATGAAAGCAATACTCTAAAAGTAATAAAATATATTTAG
- a CDS encoding glycosyltransferase family 2 protein, with protein MTIISIVVPCYNEEEVIIETNKRLTSELNKLADKRNLKYEIIYVNDGSKDNTLKILHQLEKENLEKNSINGKLIILSLAKNFGHQIALSAGLHHAKGNAIISIDADLQDPPEVIEGMLEMWKEGSDIVYGVRTVREGETWFKLITAKLFYIIVRKLTNCDIPLNSGDFRLMSRRALDIFNSLPEKNRFIRGMIPWIGLKQTPIYYERSASFAGTTKYPLTKMIKLALDGIIGFSNTPLKSAYYLGFTVAFLSFIYGFFILVYSQIKGFPVQGWSSIMVTILFIGGIQLITIGILGEYIGRIYDEVKKRPLFIINDKESRFGN; from the coding sequence ATGACTATTATTTCAATTGTTGTTCCTTGTTATAATGAAGAAGAAGTCATTATAGAAACGAATAAAAGGCTAACTAGTGAACTAAACAAACTTGCTGATAAAAGAAACTTAAAATATGAAATAATATATGTAAACGATGGCAGTAAAGACAATACTCTAAAAATTTTACATCAACTAGAAAAAGAAAATCTGGAAAAAAATTCAATAAATGGAAAACTTATTATTTTATCTTTAGCCAAAAATTTTGGTCATCAAATTGCTTTAAGTGCAGGCTTACATCATGCAAAAGGAAATGCAATAATCTCTATTGATGCAGACCTTCAAGATCCTCCTGAAGTCATAGAAGGAATGCTAGAAATGTGGAAAGAAGGTTCTGACATTGTTTATGGAGTTAGAACAGTCCGTGAAGGTGAAACCTGGTTTAAATTAATTACAGCAAAATTATTTTATATAATTGTTAGAAAATTAACAAACTGTGATATTCCTCTAAACTCAGGTGATTTTAGATTAATGAGTAGACGTGCATTGGATATATTCAATTCATTACCTGAAAAAAATCGTTTTATTAGAGGCATGATTCCATGGATAGGACTAAAACAAACTCCAATTTATTATGAAAGATCTGCAAGTTTTGCAGGAACAACTAAATATCCTCTTACAAAAATGATAAAATTAGCTTTGGATGGAATTATTGGTTTTAGCAATACTCCTCTTAAAAGTGCCTATTATTTAGGTTTTACAGTTGCCTTTTTATCCTTTATTTATGGGTTTTTTATTTTAGTATATTCACAAATTAAAGGTTTTCCCGTTCAAGGCTGGAGTAGTATTATGGTAACAATTTTATTTATTGGAGGAATTCAATTAATTACCATTGGAATACTGGGAGAATATATTGGTAGAATATATGATGAAGTGAAAAAAAGGCCTTTATTTATTATTAATGATAAAGAAAGCAGGTTTGGCAATTAA
- a CDS encoding neutral/alkaline non-lysosomal ceramidase N-terminal domain-containing protein, protein MIQLNILIIFSILFLNSCQIELAKSLFNSNNSSNALFFSPDSVGGFGTLAGNLQVGFSSRTIYPTEPVSLTGFGSPLRRLIPPNFVNIGNGPSYCKPYLNVDKQPRVKTLLFKGQNNNSDSYYLIIDLDVVAIPIDLNLKLLTLLNKNFPNKNFTHANVQFIATHTHSGPAGLAENPFWAIAVCDRFNSSIYNIVADQIIQSVTESINNLNSIQSIDLGESIISGYNFTRFPGMPVDQNSLFLNFKDINSNSMGCFQIFSGHPTWYGAEDLTFSADFAGYIETSLQSKTGANTCIFFNATVGNATVVAPPDKNAFTNNFTNVNLSSAVNQTAPTSLSYGTIFITLPGFQINYSGCGIDLGWIPQSFFESVVSLKSSDITNNITKISWFSYGGIYFFMFPGEPLYDTKMALKDLLAQNFPNISKFYVLSTANDYVGYLMTNGNYSTQNMDTCSTMHGPNAASTIVNGFINGLHQSGL, encoded by the coding sequence ATGATACAATTAAATATTTTAATTATATTTTCTATTCTTTTTTTGAATTCATGCCAAATAGAACTAGCTAAATCTCTCTTTAATTCAAATAATTCCTCTAATGCATTATTTTTTTCTCCTGACTCCGTTGGTGGCTTTGGTACCTTAGCAGGGAATTTACAAGTAGGTTTTAGTTCAAGAACAATATATCCAACAGAACCCGTAAGTTTAACAGGATTTGGCTCGCCTTTAAGAAGATTAATTCCCCCTAATTTTGTAAATATAGGAAATGGACCTTCTTATTGCAAACCATATTTAAATGTTGATAAACAACCAAGAGTAAAAACATTGTTATTTAAAGGTCAAAACAATAATTCAGATTCATATTATTTAATAATAGATTTAGATGTTGTTGCTATTCCAATAGATTTAAATTTAAAATTATTAACTTTACTAAATAAAAATTTTCCAAATAAAAATTTCACACATGCAAATGTTCAATTTATAGCAACTCATACACATTCTGGACCGGCTGGATTAGCTGAAAACCCTTTTTGGGCAATAGCTGTTTGCGATCGATTTAATTCAAGTATTTACAATATTGTAGCAGATCAAATTATTCAATCAGTGACAGAGTCAATTAATAATTTGAACAGCATTCAATCAATTGATTTGGGAGAATCTATTATATCAGGTTATAATTTTACTCGATTTCCTGGAATGCCCGTCGATCAAAATTCATTATTTCTAAATTTCAAAGATATTAATTCAAACTCTATGGGCTGCTTTCAGATTTTTAGTGGACATCCGACTTGGTATGGAGCAGAAGATTTAACATTTAGCGCTGATTTTGCAGGATATATTGAAACATCTTTACAGAGTAAAACAGGAGCTAATACTTGTATTTTTTTTAATGCAACTGTGGGCAATGCAACAGTAGTAGCTCCTCCTGATAAAAATGCTTTCACAAATAACTTTACAAATGTAAACTTATCAAGTGCAGTAAATCAAACAGCGCCTACTTCTCTAAGTTATGGAACAATTTTTATTACTCTACCTGGTTTTCAAATTAATTATTCTGGCTGTGGAATTGATTTAGGATGGATTCCTCAAAGTTTTTTTGAAAGTGTTGTCTCTCTCAAATCTTCTGATATTACAAATAACATAACTAAAATATCATGGTTTTCTTATGGGGGAATCTATTTTTTCATGTTTCCAGGTGAACCCCTTTACGACACAAAAATGGCTTTAAAAGATTTACTCGCTCAGAATTTCCCAAATATTAGTAAATTTTATGTATTATCTACTGCAAACGACTATGTTGGCTATTTGATGACAAATGGAAATTATAGTACACAGAATATGGATACCTGCTCAACTATGCATGGTCCAAACGCAGCTTCCACAATTGTTAATGGATTTATAAATGGTTTACATCAATCAGGGTTATAA
- the rpsF gene encoding 30S ribosomal protein S6 produces MREYEAMIIAKADLPEPELSKMVSKWETIIGTDGGQVVKKETWGVRRLAYPINKQNRGNYFVYDIATNQANVHELERVLKLEENVLRSMVIKLADNVNVEDRRLELQKQAEAAAQRAAEAAREKAESESLGARRGRDDE; encoded by the coding sequence ATGCGTGAATACGAAGCAATGATTATTGCTAAGGCTGACTTACCTGAACCTGAACTATCCAAGATGGTTTCTAAATGGGAGACTATCATTGGAACAGATGGCGGACAAGTCGTCAAAAAAGAAACTTGGGGCGTCCGTCGCCTTGCTTATCCAATCAATAAGCAAAATCGCGGTAACTATTTTGTTTACGACATTGCTACAAATCAAGCTAATGTTCATGAACTAGAGCGCGTTTTAAAACTAGAAGAAAATGTTCTTCGCTCTATGGTTATTAAACTTGCTGACAACGTAAATGTTGAAGATCGCCGTTTAGAACTTCAAAAACAAGCAGAAGCAGCAGCTCAAAGAGCAGCAGAAGCCGCTCGTGAAAAAGCTGAGTCCGAATCTCTCGGTGCTCGTAGAGGTCGTGACGACGAATAA